In Streptomyces chartreusis NRRL 3882, the following are encoded in one genomic region:
- a CDS encoding amidohydrolase family protein has protein sequence MTTNGLIDTDVHVAPSDFAELAAYLPQYWQRYAEEGGVRLTARQRGDYPPPDEAPQGDARTPARAAELAALDQDEHGPVAAAVLTCTVLFDFSRSAQFEAVGARAVNSWTADVLLDEDPRLFGSAVIPTLDVEEAVTEIQRVAENPRFVRILLPVRNEFRYGEPSFRPVLEAAAEAGLVVCLHSGGRTGLSASPTGYHGSFVEDMVVDQHRAAQNQLVSLVSSGVLARVDGLRLTVAECGFSWLAPLLWRLDKDWKSLWREVPWLDREPSYLVRDRVRFTLEPAHLPPDDEALREAAALCEAPRVLMYSSDFPHRYESAARHLLGTLGEEDRQQVLHGNARDHYRRLAMAGGA, from the coding sequence GTGACCACCAACGGGCTCATCGACACGGACGTGCACGTCGCACCCTCGGACTTCGCGGAGCTCGCGGCCTATCTGCCGCAGTACTGGCAGCGGTACGCCGAGGAAGGCGGGGTGCGGCTGACCGCCCGGCAGCGCGGCGACTACCCGCCCCCCGACGAGGCTCCGCAGGGCGATGCCCGCACTCCGGCCCGGGCCGCGGAGCTCGCAGCGCTGGACCAGGACGAGCACGGCCCGGTGGCGGCTGCCGTCCTCACCTGTACGGTGCTCTTCGACTTCAGCAGGAGCGCGCAGTTCGAAGCGGTCGGGGCCCGGGCGGTCAACTCCTGGACGGCCGATGTCCTGCTCGACGAGGATCCGCGGCTCTTCGGCAGCGCCGTGATACCGACGCTGGATGTCGAGGAGGCCGTGACCGAGATCCAACGCGTCGCGGAAAACCCTCGCTTCGTGCGGATCCTCCTGCCGGTGCGCAACGAGTTCCGCTACGGGGAACCGTCGTTCCGGCCTGTCCTGGAGGCGGCAGCCGAGGCCGGCCTCGTGGTCTGTCTGCACTCCGGCGGCCGCACCGGCCTGAGCGCCTCACCGACCGGATACCACGGCAGCTTCGTGGAGGACATGGTCGTCGACCAGCACCGCGCCGCGCAGAACCAGCTCGTGAGCCTCGTCTCCAGTGGTGTTCTGGCCCGCGTCGACGGGCTGCGCCTGACGGTCGCCGAATGCGGCTTCTCGTGGCTGGCCCCGCTGCTGTGGCGGCTGGACAAGGACTGGAAGAGCCTGTGGCGGGAGGTGCCGTGGCTGGACCGCGAACCCTCGTATCTCGTCCGTGACCGCGTCAGGTTCACCCTGGAGCCGGCTCACCTGCCGCCGGACGACGAGGCGCTCCGGGAGGCAGCGGCCCTGTGCGAGGCCCCGCGCGTCCTGATGTACAGCAGCGATTTCCCGCACCGGTACGAAAGCGCCGCCCGGCACCTGCTCGGCACGCTCGGCGAGGAGGACCGGCAGCAGGTGCTGCACGGCAACGCCCGCGATCACTACCGGCGGCTGGCCATGGCGGGCGGGGCGTGA